A stretch of the Saccharolobus caldissimus genome encodes the following:
- a CDS encoding YkgJ family cysteine cluster protein, whose product MSLNVDEINLLVKKGLRGELSSFEKVLDLLEKYDKVPEARFGMYSLIFQIAMNVFIDVSKYCEECGGKCCKSGYPVPVYKFDYKELRINLDGNSLKYLNKAEENLYLLPRPCPFQKGWMCSIHKFKPYACLSFPFATEDEQKDVITSYNGNGIPEFKVPEYCIAGRKVKEILEDIIKELYTRLKRDPTPRELYNELKLRYYKG is encoded by the coding sequence ATGTCTTTAAACGTTGATGAGATTAATTTATTAGTAAAGAAAGGTTTAAGAGGAGAGTTATCTAGCTTTGAGAAGGTCTTAGATTTGCTTGAGAAGTACGATAAAGTTCCAGAGGCTAGATTTGGTATGTATTCCCTAATATTTCAAATTGCTATGAATGTTTTCATCGATGTATCTAAATATTGTGAAGAGTGTGGAGGTAAGTGTTGCAAATCAGGATATCCAGTACCAGTTTATAAATTTGATTATAAGGAGTTAAGGATAAATTTAGATGGAAATAGCCTGAAATACCTCAATAAGGCGGAGGAAAATCTATACTTACTTCCTAGACCTTGCCCCTTTCAGAAAGGATGGATGTGTAGTATACATAAGTTTAAGCCTTATGCATGTCTTTCATTTCCATTTGCAACAGAGGATGAGCAAAAGGATGTAATAACATCATATAATGGTAATGGTATACCAGAATTTAAGGTTCCAGAATATTGTATAGCTGGAAGAAAAGTAAAAGAAATTTTAGAGGATATTATAAAGGAATTATATACGAGGCTTAAGAGAGATCCTACTCCCAGAGAATTATATAATGAGTTAAAGTTAAGATATTATAAAGGGTAG